Proteins found in one Caldisericum sp. genomic segment:
- the cas5b gene encoding type I-B CRISPR-associated protein Cas5 translates to METIIFDVFGDLALFRKFYTNTSILTYPFPPPTASIGIIGAILGIHKDDLVYKLKDAEVAISIRSPIKKIRFSLNYMNTKGRNFILLKRTQIPTEFIKDPHYRIYVRNLNEPLRSDLVSLLKEHRSVFIPYLGISELFANFNFVDVVPSSDLEGEESVSTVVPLDSATIVPKVVGQRLIKERVPHVIDENRVVKKYTDVVLDEGGNPVVIKGKFSKVGDENVIFFKSFGSFLSS, encoded by the coding sequence ATGGAGACTATAATTTTTGATGTTTTTGGTGATTTAGCGCTTTTTAGAAAATTTTACACAAATACATCTATTCTTACTTATCCATTCCCTCCCCCTACTGCATCTATTGGTATTATTGGCGCAATTCTTGGAATACACAAGGATGATCTTGTTTACAAATTGAAAGATGCTGAGGTTGCAATTTCAATACGCTCGCCGATAAAAAAGATAAGGTTTAGCCTTAATTACATGAATACTAAGGGCAGAAATTTTATTTTGCTTAAAAGAACACAAATTCCCACAGAGTTTATTAAAGACCCTCACTACAGGATCTATGTAAGAAATTTAAATGAACCTCTAAGATCAGATCTTGTTTCTCTTTTAAAAGAACATCGTTCTGTCTTTATACCCTATCTCGGCATAAGCGAACTCTTCGCAAATTTTAATTTCGTTGATGTGGTACCATCAAGCGATTTGGAAGGCGAAGAAAGCGTTTCAACAGTGGTGCCACTTGATAGTGCAACAATTGTTCCAAAGGTTGTCGGGCAAAGACTTATAAAGGAAAGGGTACCACATGTAATTGACGAAAATAGAGTGGTAAAAAAGTATACGGATGTTGTTTTAGACGAAGGAGGAAATCCAGTAGTTATAAAAGGAAAGTTTTCGAAAGTAGGAGATGAAAATGTCATTTTCTTCAAATCCTTCGGGTCTTTTCTCTCATCCTGA
- the cas3 gene encoding CRISPR-associated helicase Cas3', with protein MSFSSNPSGLFSHPERYLEDHLLSVASNTYRTVGGSLIAGSPYTQGEVECIKNTSYLIGLLHDFGKATKYFQDYLQGKKVDDFKKHHSLLSSIVTFNFVSEYLERHCSYIDTNLLNFLKVVSYILVKDHHSDLDDFLNELSQSDFEQLKDLVNSIDNEKLNALVKNLNQEIPPNLGQLNFDKQELFNFIERFGNKRLELKSFLRSLTHNSTNPFQYYFLTNLMFSSLLESDKVDAAVREEVVVNSFVVKEDSIEKYKETLPHESDISTIREQVFRDAERNFQKIINKEPIPRVFFVTLPTGLGKTLIGFNLANILRNKIISEQSLYYRIIYALPFINIIDQNAQTIEDILRMQFGEINTDLLLKHHHLSEISYKTEEKSYDTGVADILMETWQSNIIVTTFVQLFHTLISNKNSMLMKFNKLSHSIIILDEVQAIPLQYWRIIDKLLHEALEKLDSYAIIMTATKPILFSNGIDVVEAPKIGSRYILDANTYFGIQNMEEFLEKFEIKSDKSYMFVLNTIDEAKKFYELLSQRVLKQDITFLSSHVIPKERLERVKEIKQGKCRFLVTTQIVEAGVDIDFDVVVRDFAPLDSVIQSAGRCNRNFIKEQGIVYVTKLRDEKRFYSSYIYDKVLLEITEQLIKGKTFYEEELYKVFDEYENLILKKKDTAGISEIIEEAIKKLKYDSEDGLSEFSIIEKTYPVMDVFVEVDDFAKEAFKKFEDILSIENRFDRHNEFKRIKRDFYSYVISVPATVQNRPPIVNGIPYVSMNSLNEFYDKNTGFITNGVNAIW; from the coding sequence ATGTCATTTTCTTCAAATCCTTCGGGTCTTTTCTCTCATCCTGAAAGATACCTTGAAGACCATCTTTTAAGTGTTGCAAGTAATACTTATAGGACTGTCGGGGGCTCTCTTATTGCAGGGTCCCCATATACACAAGGGGAAGTAGAATGTATTAAAAATACTTCTTATCTTATCGGGCTTTTACACGATTTTGGGAAGGCAACGAAGTACTTTCAAGATTATCTTCAAGGTAAAAAAGTAGATGATTTCAAAAAGCACCACTCGCTTCTTTCATCAATTGTAACTTTTAATTTTGTTTCTGAATACTTAGAAAGGCATTGCTCTTACATAGATACTAACCTCCTTAATTTTTTGAAAGTTGTTTCTTATATCCTTGTAAAAGACCATCACTCTGATTTGGACGATTTCTTGAATGAACTTTCACAAAGTGATTTTGAGCAGTTGAAAGACCTTGTAAATTCTATCGATAACGAAAAATTAAATGCTCTTGTAAAAAATCTCAATCAGGAAATACCTCCGAATCTTGGACAACTTAATTTCGACAAGCAGGAACTTTTCAATTTTATAGAGAGATTTGGAAATAAAAGACTTGAATTAAAAAGCTTCCTGAGATCATTAACTCATAATTCAACAAATCCATTTCAATATTACTTTCTTACTAATCTTATGTTTTCTTCTCTTTTAGAAAGCGACAAAGTAGATGCTGCAGTAAGGGAGGAAGTTGTTGTTAACAGCTTTGTTGTAAAAGAAGATTCTATAGAAAAGTATAAAGAAACCTTGCCACACGAAAGCGATATATCTACAATAAGGGAACAGGTTTTTCGGGATGCAGAGCGTAACTTCCAAAAAATTATCAATAAAGAACCTATACCCAGGGTCTTTTTTGTTACGCTTCCAACTGGGCTTGGAAAAACTCTCATTGGTTTCAATCTTGCAAATATCTTGAGAAATAAGATTATTTCAGAGCAAAGCCTTTATTACAGGATAATTTACGCACTTCCATTTATAAATATCATAGACCAGAACGCTCAAACAATTGAGGATATTTTGAGAATGCAGTTTGGGGAAATAAACACTGATTTGTTGTTAAAACATCACCATTTAAGCGAAATATCCTATAAAACAGAGGAAAAATCTTACGATACAGGTGTAGCGGATATCCTTATGGAGACATGGCAAAGCAATATTATAGTTACAACATTTGTCCAGTTGTTTCATACTCTTATCTCAAACAAGAACTCGATGCTAATGAAGTTTAACAAACTTTCCCACTCCATAATTATTCTCGACGAAGTCCAGGCAATTCCACTTCAGTACTGGCGAATTATTGATAAACTTCTGCATGAAGCATTAGAAAAACTTGATTCTTACGCAATTATAATGACTGCAACCAAACCAATTTTGTTTTCTAACGGAATAGATGTCGTAGAAGCACCAAAGATTGGCAGCAGATATATTTTAGATGCTAACACTTACTTTGGGATACAAAATATGGAAGAATTTCTTGAAAAGTTTGAAATAAAGTCTGATAAATCCTATATGTTTGTTTTAAACACGATTGATGAAGCAAAAAAGTTTTATGAGCTCTTGTCTCAGCGTGTTCTAAAACAAGATATTACTTTTCTTTCTTCTCATGTTATTCCAAAAGAACGACTTGAGAGAGTTAAAGAAATTAAACAAGGCAAATGCAGGTTTCTTGTAACAACACAAATTGTTGAGGCGGGTGTTGATATTGATTTTGATGTTGTTGTGCGTGATTTTGCTCCACTGGATTCGGTTATTCAATCTGCAGGAAGATGCAACAGAAACTTTATAAAAGAGCAAGGTATCGTGTATGTTACGAAATTGAGGGACGAAAAAAGATTTTATTCTTCATATATTTACGATAAGGTTTTGCTGGAGATAACCGAACAATTGATTAAAGGAAAAACATTCTATGAGGAGGAGTTATACAAAGTTTTTGACGAATATGAGAATCTAATTTTAAAGAAAAAGGATACAGCTGGTATCTCTGAAATCATTGAAGAAGCTATTAAGAAGTTAAAGTATGATAGTGAAGACGGACTTTCAGAATTTAGCATTATAGAGAAAACTTATCCTGTTATGGATGTATTTGTAGAGGTTGACGATTTTGCTAAAGAGGCCTTTAAAAAATTTGAAGATATTCTTTCTATTGAGAACCGTTTTGATAGGCACAATGAATTCAAGAGAATTAAAAGAGATTTTTATTCTTATGTAATTTCTGTTCCAGCGACCGTCCAAAACCGTCCACCAATTGTTAATGGTATTCCTTATGTCTCGATGAACTCTTTGAACGAATTTTACGACAAAAACACGGGCTTTATAACGAATGGGGTAAATGCTATATGGTAG
- the cas1b gene encoding type I-B CRISPR-associated endonuclease Cas1 — protein MNEIIYIFKSGRLARKDNTIYFENDGERKFIPVENTKEIHIFGEITLNKDVLEFLSQKEIILHFYNYYEYYVGSFYPREHYNSGYITVSQARHYLDTNLRVSLAKKFVFGSISNMEKVVRYYNNRGVNLENILANLRNLKDNLDSIVDIPTLLALEGKSREIYYDSFNEILKDSQFFMDKRTRRPPKDSINALISFGNSLMYTTILSQIYKTHLDPRIGYLHESNFRSFSLNLDVSEIFKPIIVDRVIFSLVNRGVIGVDFFDKRLNGIYLSENGAKEFVKAFDERLNSTISHKTLGRNVSYRTLIRLELYKIEKHIIGENVYEPFISEW, from the coding sequence ATGAATGAAATAATTTACATATTTAAAAGCGGAAGACTTGCCCGAAAAGACAACACAATCTACTTTGAAAACGATGGTGAAAGGAAATTTATCCCCGTTGAAAACACAAAAGAAATACATATTTTTGGAGAGATAACACTAAATAAGGATGTTCTCGAGTTTTTATCCCAGAAAGAAATAATTCTCCACTTTTATAACTATTACGAATATTATGTTGGAAGCTTCTATCCGAGAGAACATTACAACTCTGGCTATATTACTGTGTCACAGGCAAGACATTATCTTGATACTAATTTACGTGTATCTCTTGCAAAGAAGTTTGTTTTCGGAAGTATTTCTAATATGGAAAAGGTTGTCAGGTATTATAACAATAGAGGTGTAAATCTTGAAAACATTTTGGCGAACCTTCGAAATCTTAAAGACAATCTCGATAGTATTGTTGATATTCCTACACTTCTTGCCCTTGAAGGAAAATCTCGAGAAATCTATTATGATAGTTTTAATGAAATACTCAAAGATTCACAATTCTTTATGGATAAAAGAACTCGACGCCCTCCGAAAGACTCCATAAATGCCCTGATAAGTTTTGGAAACTCATTGATGTATACAACCATTCTTTCACAAATATACAAGACCCACCTTGATCCTCGCATAGGATACCTTCATGAAAGCAACTTTAGAAGTTTCTCATTAAACCTGGATGTTTCTGAGATATTTAAACCAATAATTGTTGATAGAGTTATATTTTCTCTTGTAAACAGAGGAGTTATTGGTGTTGATTTCTTTGATAAAAGACTCAATGGGATATATCTTTCAGAAAATGGAGCAAAAGAATTTGTTAAAGCTTTTGATGAGAGGTTAAATTCAACCATCTCCCACAAAACACTTGGAAGAAATGTTTCCTACAGGACTTTAATAAGGCTTGAACTGTATAAAATTGAGAAGCATATTATAGGCGAAAATGTTTATGAACCATTT
- the cas4 gene encoding CRISPR-associated protein Cas4 — MVDNIKVSGTLIESYLICKRQAWFHLHKIIPFQDHPFLEIGRLIDETTYERDLKRINLESVQIDFIKTKEGEIVVGEIKKSSKSKDIAKMQLLYYLKVLKDLGVPSKGILSFPTERRREFVELTTEDEEKLKRIVKEIENLSNESFPPPLEKIPFCKNCAYKEFCFS, encoded by the coding sequence ATGGTAGATAATATAAAAGTTTCTGGAACGCTTATTGAAAGTTACCTGATCTGTAAAAGGCAAGCCTGGTTTCATCTCCACAAGATTATACCTTTTCAAGACCATCCATTTCTTGAAATTGGAAGGCTTATTGATGAGACAACATATGAGAGGGACTTAAAAAGGATAAACCTCGAAAGTGTTCAGATAGATTTTATAAAGACAAAGGAAGGAGAAATTGTTGTTGGCGAGATAAAGAAATCATCGAAGTCGAAAGATATCGCAAAAATGCAACTTCTTTATTATCTTAAGGTTCTTAAAGATTTAGGAGTTCCTTCTAAGGGTATTTTGTCGTTTCCAACAGAAAGAAGAAGGGAATTTGTTGAACTTACAACCGAAGATGAAGAAAAACTTAAGAGGATTGTAAAAGAAATTGAAAATCTTTCTAACGAATCATTTCCTCCTCCGCTTGAAAAGATTCCTTTTTGCAAGAATTGTGCTTACAAGGAGTTTTGTTTCTCATGA